From Mercenaria mercenaria strain notata chromosome 17, MADL_Memer_1, whole genome shotgun sequence, the proteins below share one genomic window:
- the LOC123537414 gene encoding uncharacterized protein LOC123537414 — MSLPYWDKVKYGQYENTRPDRNHALAEGGRKVKDDDQKQEVKPHNEWTPYAGPVVWTGPDGDRDFRPRLFKDWQLLGIGDVSSEKTLSATYISRAPQDQPFGKPRNEMIGEIGWFYKNYEHAIIPSIPEYMER; from the exons ATGTCTCTGCCATACTGGGACAAAGTAAAGTATGGACAGTATGAGAACACGCGACCTGACCGGAACCATGCTCTTGCAGAAGGGGGTCGAAAGGTCAAGGACGATGATCAGAAACAGGAAGTGAAACCACACAACGAGTGGACACCATACGCAGGTCCTGTTGTATGGACAg GTCCTGACGGTGACAGAGATTTCAGACCACGGCTGTTTAAAGATTGGCAGCTATTAGGTATAGGAGATGTGTCGTCGGAGAAAACCTTGTCGGCAACATATATCAGTCGTGCACCACAAGACCAGCCTTTTGGTAAACCACGGAACGAGATGATAGGAGAAATAGGATggttttataaaaattatgaacatgCTATTATACCAAGTATACCAGAgtatatggaaagatga